The DNA region tatatatatatatatatatatattccttgacGTGGAGTGTGCGATCCATTAGTTTTCCCTTGGAGCCTGATCCGCTAATTGGTTAACAACCGgacacccaattactgctgggtggagaggggggggggaggagggcagTTAAGGATAAACGCCCAGACAATCCTTCCTGACCACGACTCTAACCCGAACTAAACCGTTTTCTTGTGTGGCTGATGCAAGGCCCCcttcttgggagggggggggaggagttcgACCACAGAGCCATATCTCCTCCTGTTTGGCTCTATATATAGTCGAACCGAGATAATTAACCCAACCAAAAACTTAAGCGAAGATTACAATCATCGCGTtatttgccggaacaaccgtggacatcttcaagaggaaactagatttattcctccaaggagtgccggaccaaccgggctgtggtgggtatgtgggcctgcgggccgctccaagcaacagcctggtggaccaaactctcacaagtcgcgcctggcctcgggccgggcttggggagtagaacaactcccagaaccccatcaaccaggtatatgtgggcctgcgggctgctccaagcaacagcctggtggaccaaactctcacaagtcgcgcctggcctcgggccgggcttggggagtagaagaactcccagaaccccatcaaccaggcaacTAGGGCCAACCAGTCAACCACTCACTTGCTCTTCAGGGCTGGGTTAACTTCTGGGGAGAAGAGTTTCTAGTTCAGGGAAGAAAATTGTGTTTTTGAAGGGTGTGTCTACTCCCTATCACAACCTAGGAGGAAcgagtgtgtgtagtgttgcaaaGTATTGCAGAGCCAGAGGTTTACTTTCCACCAGCTGCTACTCAAGAGTTTCCTTGGTAAACTGGCCGGAAATGTTCCTCCACGATGTTAATCAATAACTACGAGATAACACAGCAGTAATTAACAAGGATTAGTAGTCCTGGAGCCAGCCAGGGCCACCTGGAGCCAGTCAGGGCCTCCTGGAGCCAGCCAGGGCCTCCTGGAGCCAGCCAGGGCCTTCAGGAGCCAGCCAGGGCCACCTGGAGCCAGTCAGGGCCACCTGGAGCCAGCCAGGGCCTCCTGGAGCCAGCCAGGGCCACCTGGAGCCAGCCAGGGCCTCCTGGAGCCAGCCAGGGCCACCTGGAGCCAGCCAGGGCCACCTGGAGCCAGCCAGGGCCTCCTGGAGCCAGCCAGGGCCTTCAGGAGCCAGCCAGGGCCACCTGGAGCCAGTCAGGGCCACCTGGAGCCAGCCAGGGCCACCTGGAGCCAGTCAGGGCCTCCTGGAGCCAGCCAGGGCCTTCAGGAGCCAGCCAGGGCCACCTGGAGCCAGCCAGGGCCTCCTGGAGCCAGCCAGGGCCTTCAGGAGCCAGCCAGGGCCACCTGGAGCCAGCCAGGGCCTCCTGGAGCCAGCCAGGGCCACCTGGAGCCAGTCAGGGCCTCCTGGAGCCAGCCAGGGCCTCCTGGAGCCAGCCCAGGGCCTCCTGGAGCCAGCCAGGGCCACCTGGAGCCAGCCAGGGCCTCCTGGAGCCAGCCAGGGCCACCTGGAGCCAGCCAG from Procambarus clarkii isolate CNS0578487 chromosome 31, FALCON_Pclarkii_2.0, whole genome shotgun sequence includes:
- the LOC138370198 gene encoding collagen alpha-1(XVII) chain-like — translated: MYNQVVLYRIQSLQGKVRYLAPEISSPGASQGHLEPVRASWSQPGPPGASQGLQEPARATWSQSGPPGASQGLLEPARATWSQPGPPGASQGHLEPARATWSQPGPPGASQGLQEPARATWSQSGPPGASQGHLEPVRASWSQPGPSGASQGHLEPARASWSQPGPSGASQGHLEPARASWSQPGPPGASQGLLEPARASWSQPRASWSQPGPPGASQGLLEPARATWSQPGPPGASQGLQEPARATWSQPMPSGASQGHLEPARATWSQPGPPGASQGLQEPARATWSLPGPTGASQGLLEPARAFRSQPGPPGASQGLLEPANAFRSQPGPPGASQCLQEPARATWSQPGPPGASQGLQELARATWSQPGPPGASQCLQEPARAT